One window from the genome of Bdellovibrio sp. NC01 encodes:
- a CDS encoding DoxX family membrane protein, with product MFTSFFESVKYVGHLLPISFLRIFLGYYYLEQALIKFRGDFLTRPRIADQIAEWLPASHAPNWFKIFASSTMIPNWQTVAFILLGLEFALAISYIIGYVVRPMALIGILLCVVSLFISGPGHEDLYKTFFAIHLILAWVGAGRCLGLDYYFFKRRRGIWW from the coding sequence ATGTTCACTTCATTCTTTGAGAGCGTTAAATACGTAGGCCATCTTCTTCCGATCTCTTTCTTAAGAATTTTCTTGGGTTATTACTATCTTGAACAAGCATTGATCAAATTCCGCGGCGACTTTTTAACTCGTCCACGTATTGCCGATCAAATCGCAGAGTGGTTGCCAGCAAGTCATGCTCCGAACTGGTTTAAAATTTTCGCAAGTTCAACGATGATTCCAAATTGGCAAACAGTGGCTTTCATTTTGTTGGGGCTTGAGTTCGCGTTAGCGATTTCCTATATCATCGGTTACGTGGTTCGTCCGATGGCTTTGATTGGTATTTTGTTGTGTGTGGTCAGTCTGTTTATTTCGGGCCCAGGTCACGAAGACTTATACAAAACATTCTTTGCGATTCATTTGATTCTTGCTTGGGTTGGCGCGGGTCGCTGCTTGGGGCTGGATTATTATTTCTTCAAACGTCGTCGCGGCATCTGGTGGTAG
- a CDS encoding thiamine ABC transporter substrate-binding protein, which translates to MRHFIIFLAVIFLGLFLAVLNRPDSNPVAGSQATLRVFGYSSFTGRWGPGPLLKEAFEKHCKCKVEFIEGSDSGILLQRLRIEGESLGADLVVGLDQFDLSKAMDEQKWRSLSLGKMDVYDSVKPALSNNFFVPYDWGALTFIARKGELSKVPSTMDELLSPELNKRIALEDPRTSSPGMQFLYWVIRTKGEDEGFKFIQKMMDQAHSFSPTWSTAYGLFTNKQAKMAYSYVTSPLYHEIEEKKKEYYAVSFVEALPLQFEFVGIPEFCRHCDLAEQFVNLMLSPEGQKIIMEKNYMFPVMKGVRENTPFATLPPMKTMDKFEILSTTEVDRLLKKWTDIRRGELN; encoded by the coding sequence ATGAGACATTTCATTATCTTCCTTGCGGTGATCTTCTTGGGTTTGTTCTTGGCGGTACTAAACCGTCCTGATTCAAATCCAGTTGCAGGTTCGCAAGCGACATTGCGTGTATTCGGTTATTCTTCATTCACAGGGCGTTGGGGCCCAGGCCCGTTATTGAAAGAAGCTTTTGAAAAACACTGCAAATGCAAAGTGGAATTCATCGAAGGCAGCGATTCCGGAATCTTGTTACAACGCCTGCGCATTGAAGGCGAAAGTTTAGGAGCTGACCTCGTAGTCGGCCTTGATCAATTCGATCTTTCAAAAGCAATGGATGAACAAAAATGGAGAAGCCTCAGTCTTGGTAAAATGGATGTCTATGACTCTGTGAAGCCAGCTCTTTCAAATAACTTCTTTGTTCCTTATGACTGGGGTGCTTTAACGTTCATCGCAAGAAAAGGGGAGCTTTCCAAAGTTCCTTCCACAATGGATGAGTTGTTATCACCAGAGTTAAATAAAAGAATCGCGTTGGAAGATCCACGCACGAGTTCTCCGGGTATGCAGTTCTTGTATTGGGTGATTCGTACAAAAGGTGAAGACGAAGGCTTTAAGTTCATTCAAAAGATGATGGACCAAGCGCACAGCTTTTCACCGACATGGTCGACAGCTTATGGCTTGTTCACAAACAAACAAGCAAAGATGGCGTACTCTTATGTGACGTCACCGCTGTATCACGAAATTGAAGAAAAAAAGAAAGAGTACTACGCGGTCTCTTTCGTTGAGGCTTTGCCATTACAATTTGAATTCGTAGGTATTCCTGAATTCTGTCGTCACTGCGATCTGGCTGAACAGTTTGTGAATTTGATGCTTTCTCCTGAAGGGCAAAAAATCATCATGGAAAAGAACTATATGTTCCCGGTGATGAAGGGTGTTCGCGAAAATACTCCATTTGCGACTTTGCCGCCGATGAAAACGATGGATAAGTTCGAAATCCTATCGACGACTGAAGTCGATCGCTTATTGAAAAAATGGACGGACATCCGCAGAGGCGAACTTAATTGA